The nucleotide sequence TCAGGGCCTCCTTTTTGTAGAGGTCGAGACACGAGGAGACACTCCCACGACGTAAGGACGTCTCGGCGGCAGTTGTGCTTGACCGAGCGCGGCGGTTGTGGGAGGAAGGGGAACGCGCTGACGGGTGGGGCCAAGCGGTCAGCGACTGAGCGCGGGGAAGGGCGTGGCGGTTGCTGCGGTGCTGGGCTGCGCAGGCCGTTGCGGAGCGCAAGGGGAAAACTGAGCTGAGCCAGCGGGCCGGCGGGAGTGGGAGCTGGGCTGCATGGCTGCTCGGGCCGAAAACAGAGGAGGGGGAAGAGAAAagtaatttctttttttttccaaattaaatttccaaatgtattttcaaatgagttttgaatccttttgagtttaaatcaaaaaccactcaacatattaaatacaatgttccagcatgagtgcatcaacatgttactaaccttatatttgatttgattttcacaaaaattaattctttcctatatttcaatgttcacataataacataattaaatcgaatttttcttatttcaaaagactgaaattttgggtgttacaactgGCGCAGCGGCCCGGAGCAACAACGACAAAGCGCGCGTTTAGTTACAAAAACTTTtcccataagtgctacagtagtcatcacatcaaatcttacgatacgtgtatggagtattaaatgtagacgaaaaaaaactaattgcacagtttaattggaaatcgcgagacgaacgttttgagcctaattagtctatgattaaatactaattgtcaaataaaaataaaagtgctgCTATAGTCAAATTCCAACCTTCcgccgaactaaacaagggcaaagGAAACACATGCATGTTACGACGTTGGCAACAGCAATGGCACAGGTGCCGGCCGTGCCTCGCTGACCCTGACCCACGCGCAACCGAGCGACAAGTGACCGAATTCAGGCGAGGTTCCGTTCCGGAGGCAGAGGCACGCACATGGCGTGCCCTTGTCGTCTCCTCTGCACCCATCGCCGGATTGCATTTGCATTGCGAGGGGGATGTCTGGATGATGCCCAAAGATCCCTGCCTCTGCCTGCTTGCCAACGCTGGACCTCTCTTCTCTGAACCCTCCTGCCACAAGCTCTGCTGAATTTGGAGGAGCTAGCtcctggcctgctgctgcccgtTGGATGAACACGCTGTGACGTGAGTGCCCACGATCGCCAACTTGAACAACAAAACCAGGAAAAActttttttctttctaccaaattgaCTGTTTTATCATGGTGTACGTATGTATGAGATCGGTAGGTGTCAAGGGGCAAGACTGGTGGTAGCCATAACTCCAAAAGGGCAAAGGCGTGTCACTGTCGGATTGCGGTGTGCACCCATCATCGGAGCCTGAATCGCGGCACCATTCATGCACTTCGCTTCGGTTTTCCGCCTGTTTTCCTCGCGCCTTTCGCTCCACCTTCCCTCTCGATCACGTAATAAATAAAGTTAAAAAAAACCGTCCAAACGCCCACTGAATTTGTTAGGTTCGGATGAAACCACGCACAAAAAAGCAAATGTTTTTTTTTAACTAAaaggttgatttgttgtgagagaaaaacactgttccgacctGATTTGTTATAAGGgcttaaaaaaacaagctgaaaaagacggattatacgAACAGGGCCAATGTTTTTTCAGGTCAGGAAAAAGAAAGGCTCTTCTTCAGTTGTCGATCCTATCGTCGTCAACTCGCCATCGGACCTTTGGATGCATCCTTTTGCCGTTTCCTGCTCtcaaaaccaaaaccaaaaccgaGGGGGAAACAAAAGGCTAAAAAGAAAGAAGCTTGCAGATGAATCCTCCTGAGAGACCATGAATGCATCATTCTAATCTGGGGGGGCCAGCTCCAAACAACATCTTCGTATATATATAATAATCTGGCCATCTTTTGTTCCGTCGAGGGCTCGAGGCATGCACAAGTCATGCACTCCTCTAAAAATTCTAATATATCTCTATGGGCCACGCAGCTTTTGGAGGCGCCAAaccgccgccggccggccgggccgccgacggcgacggcgacgggtcGATCAGTCTCATGACGGGATCCAGCAGCGTTGGATCCAGGTCATCGTTGAATAAGATCTGCGTGCGCGGTGACCGGATCCTCTGCTTTCTTTTCTGAATAGTAATCCTGATCGGAAATAATCCTTCCTTGTCCTGCTGCATCATGTTCAGTTCATATCGCTTTCAGGGAACAGTCAAAAGCACGAACGAGCTGCTGCTCGTCCGGCCGTGCTGTAGGATAGCAGTAGGCAGCATCGTCATGGCATGCACCTTCTATAGTAATCGCAGCGAGAGGTATGTACCAGCCATGGCCTGGGACTGAAATGAAACCACACGGCAGCTTCAGCATGCAAGGACGACGAGCAAACAGGGCTCGTGAAATGCATGCATGGATGTACGCAGAGTCAGCGACAGCTGAACGTACACAAACAGCAACCTTTTTTGCTGTGGTTTGACGCTGATGCTGACGCTGACGCTGACGCAGGATCCGAATCTGCGTGCTTGATTTGTTCAAGCAGGCAAGCAGCGCTGCAATAATCAGTTCTCATGATGCAAATACAGATGCAGCAGAGACACAGTAGGCAGTACTCCATCTCTCTTAAAATAGACATCGTTCTCGTTTCCCAATAATTTTTTTTAACTgtaaccaattatatataaaagaatattaatatttataatatataattagtatcattagataaatcgttcatatactttcgtaataaacttatttagagatataattGTTGCACGTGTTTCCTACAAAcatagtcaaagttaaaaaaagtttgagatgcacgcatcccataatgactttctttctaggacggagggagtatgttgtAGCCAGGAAGGAGAGAAAAAACCATTGAGGCCCCTTTAGACCGCGGGATTtctcatgtttcatgtgttttttctACGAAAACTAACCATGGTTGGCTAGCTAGGTAGCTAATAACTAGTTGAAGACTTGGCAAATGAAATTAGTCCACCTATTAGtcaccttgtttggatgcactagaCCTAATAATTTGAGCTGAAATTAGCTCACTAACGATTAGCCTATagtatccaaacatgccctaaatccTGTAAATTTCATGTATATCATTTTCTGTAAAATGAGCTGCTTTCCAAAAGAGCTCTGAACCTTTTCTTTGAGCCGCGTGAGATGGAGATGTGAGATAGATGCAGCAAGCATCAAGCTGGAAGATGTCTTGGTCATGGAATGTAAGTAACCAGTCAGCCTCTCGCACGACGCGATTAGAGTCAAAGTTAAGATCCACAAGTTACTTACATTATTTATTAGTTTTATCAGTTGATGTTCAGTCTCTCTGAGGTGAAACAGAGGCAGAAAGCATCATGGTTTTTTATTAGCCTACCAGCCTCAAATTGTAGATTTTGTCTTGAAATTAAAATGAACAGTTTCATCAAAACATCAGAACAGCATCAAAttgtagatttgtcttgaaatttATTAGAGGCTGTGGCGTTTCGTGAGGAGACAAGACAAGCAAGAGCGGGAAGGGTGACTGCAGAGTGGGCCATGAGCCCATGAGCCTAGGCCCGAGCCCATCTTGATCCTGACTTGTAGCGGGTACGATCCGCGGGTCCCGCCGCCTCTGACAGCCGTCAGATGCCGAGCAGAGCGCCCAGATTCCCTCGGAGCGCGAGTGTGAGCTCCGCGTCGCCGCCCCCCGCTGACGTCAACGCCACGCTGACACTGACAGCCTGCGATTCCCCTGGTCTGGCGTCACGGTCCCGTGGTGCCCGCAGGAGTAGTACCATCCAACTTCACCCCCTATGCAAAGATTCCCCTGCTACATATATTTTTTTTTCGAGGAAATTCCCTGCTTCATTTTTTAGGGACAATTTCCCAGCTTCATATTAAGGGCATATGTTTAGATACATGAGATAAttgttagctagctaattttaaGTTGAAATTAGCTCTAGTATATTCGAACAGAAAGGTTAATAGATGGGCTAATTTTTTATCAAGTCTTtaaactagttgttagccaactagctAGACAGCTATAGCTAAtttaagtactccctccgtcctaaattataagtcattcaaaaatcttggagagtcaaagcatctcaagtttgaccaaaattatagaaaaaattataaatatttactGACAGCAAATAGATATActttaaaaatataattaatgaagaacctaATGATATTTAGTTGTTATCATAAATGTGATTATGTTatcatataaatttagtcaaacttaagacgCTTTGACTCTTCCAAGATTCTTGAAATGACTCATAAttttgaatggagggagtattttttaGCCAACTAGTAACTAGCCACGTGTATCAAACAGACCCTATGTTTATCCCCCCTAACCTTTGACGTGATACAAGGGTCTACCCTACCAAGGCTCCTACGAGCTAGGGACCGAGCAAAAGTCATGAAATTAGACTTTCTAATTTTGATTTGAGAGCTTTCTTTATTTTTAGGTATTTTTCTTGACTACTCTAGCAGAGCCTTCAAATCTATTTCAATAGACACTAGCATATAAGAACTCACTTGTGCCACATCCATCGCCACTCCAATCAAATGAGCTATGGGAGATGGAAGGGAGAAGCGCCAGAGATGGTGCACGGGAGGGAGCCAATGGGGGTTGAGTGTGTCGCCAGAAGAACGGGAGCTGCACTAAATGGGCCTCGCGAGGATGGGATGGTGCGACAGAGTCAGAAACCATAAGAGTGAGTTGTTAGGGGAGAAATTAACAGccttcggctggggctgaaacgatcgtggattattactgttgactgatttggcatgagagaaaaatactgttctaattAGGGCCTCGCGAGGATGGGATGGTGCAACAGAGTCGAAAACCATAAGACTATAAGAGTGAGTTGGTAGGGGGGAAATTAACATGTTAAATGGTGGACCGTGCGTCCCCTAAACTCTAAGAAAGATTATCAACTTGATTAAAAAAAGAAAGATTAACAACTTGTTAAGTTTAGGGatcttaaaaaaaattaaaattcatagATGTAAGTGAGATCCCTTTATAAACTCAGGGGCTGCTATATTTTTAACTagagaaaaaaaccttgaagtcACAAAAGGTGGAAGCTTTTTAGTCTTCTCTTTGAGTATCTAATAAAGCCAAATTGTTTGACCGATATGTACTCACTTTGTTcctaaatatctgtcgttttcgttTTCCGAAAAataattttgactaaatatatattaaaaaatattaatatttatggtatctAATTAGTATGATTGGAAAGAtgtttgaatctagtttttaataaatttatttggagatacaaatattacacgtattttctataaatcaagtCAAACTTGCGACAAACACACCGATGACAACAGTTATTTAGGGGTGGAAGGAGTATTGAACAAGGACCTAAAGATCCTAATTGATTTCGTTTTTCTTTGGCACGATAAACACGATGGTACGGGGAGATACCGGCACCTTTTAAACAAAGGGGAATATAATGCTCCTCTTTATTCACATTTTGGTTGATGTACAAATAAATGGAATAAAATCCCACCCAAATAATATACCTAATCACTATCAATCAATAGGTTTTAAGAAACAATCAATGGTGCGTGCTTTATTTAGCCTACTTTGCTACCTCAACAAACGCAGATAGAAAGTCAACAAAACCATAAAACAAAATTTAACAAGGTTTGAAGAGGCGTTCTCCCGCCGCCACAGGATGACAAGATCATCTTGCTCACTCCAATCCACAAGATTAAAAAAAACATTGCTCAAAACCATGAAAAAAACTACTgccatatataattatatatatgaataataatTTAATTTCGCCAATAAAAAACGTAGGGTGTACTATTCACTAGAGAACATCTTTCGGCTCTGATAGTGAACGCAAGCCGCGTGCcagcaaaaaagaaaagaagaaaagaagaaacaaaataaataaataaaattgtcCCATCCTCTCGTCCCCCTCCTCAGTCCTCACAATCACAATCACAACACACCCATATATACCCCGGACTCCTCATTCTCCCCACGGCTTCCCCTCCCTCCCCCATTCGTCGCGATCCAATTCCGGCGCCGGAGAAGACGGGCGCAGGCCCCACCCAGCCGCCTCCAATCCAAGGTGAGGCAACTCTCCTCTCCCGCGCTCCTGCCCCGGAACCCCTAGCGTAGCTCGCTTCGATTGCTCCAAGGCCGGTGCTTTGTTTCTGTCCTGGCCGGCGAGCAGTCCAATCCTGTCCGAATCTTTCTTTCTCGCCGCGAGGAATCCAACccacccggttcttgtacgcggCCGATGCGATTCGATTCGGTCGCTTTTGCTTCCTAAATTTCGCTGCTTTTGAGCCCTGCTCCGCGCGGCTCTCACGTATGCTCTTAGTGCTCCGCGGAGGATTGCGCGATGATTTTGTTTGTTGCCCGCAATCTTTTCTTCGTATATATAGCTGATAATAATACTAGTATAGTTCTCCGCGCGTTAATGCGAGCGCGATGAATCGAATCGCTGATTTCTGTTAGGTCTCGCTTTTCACCGGAGATGCTTTAGCTCCGATGCAGCCCAGCGAAGTTAGCTGTGGCATTGTTTCCTGTTCTTTGTTGCCATGGTACTGAAGTAAACCGCTTGAATCTGTTTGCTACCGCAGCAGCGCTCCGCTCCCACGGACGGACAGCTTGAGCTCGACGGATGAGCATGTGTGAGAAAGATCAGAATTTGCCATGGGGATACGACCTGTTCCGCGACCCTTTTGCTCCTCCCAACGGGTACTACGGGCCTCCTCCCGGTTACTGTGACGGTCACTGTTGTGACCTCCATTACGGTAGAGGTAGTAGTCAGACTTGTGGAATACATGCAGatttttcattttccttttcGTCTCGTGGATGTGATAAACCATGGAACAGGTAGACAGTATTCCTAACtcatgtatatatatgttctTTTTTTTGGCAGCAGCACATCCAGATGAGACTCAGCTGCATTCTTCTCAACTCACATATGATTTGTACAACCCATCAGTAGGCATCTACCATCCTGGTGCTGGAAATATCTATAATCTGACTTGATTGTTTTATTTCTCTCAGCATACCACTTTTACGTTTTTCCTAATGTTCTTGGTAGTTGCAGGAAGCACCCATGAGCATGAGCACGAGACAGTATATGTGGAGCCATCTAGTTCCTCTCCAGACACAGCTGGTGACGGTTATTTTGAGATGGAGGAGGAAGTAGGGAAGAGGTTTTACCCCATGGTCCCAGTTCCCGTGAGTCTACTGATCCTTTGAAGTCAGGTTAAGAAATTGTGTTGTCTAGCTTCATTCGCCTAACATTTGGATCTGCTTCGTCAGCTACCAGAATAATGAAAGTTTCGCTTCTAAGGAAGCCTACCTAGATCATCAGCAAAAAATCCTGTATATGTTTGTTCTATAGCCAAAATCTCATTGGAAGAGGAAAAACAACAACATGGATATCGCTTTCAGTTGGACCACTAACCTTAAATGCCAAATGACTTTAAGAAATGATGTTGACATCAAATTCCACTAGAAGTCTTTAATTAACTGAATGGCTAATTAACTTTGCATATTCTTGGTCTTAATGCGTGTCTTCGAAAAGTTATCCTATGCGGATGTGAAAATTATGTCTACCTACTTTTATTGGTAGACCTCTGTGAACAAAGCTGTAGGTATTAACTTTTCTTATACACTGTATGACTTGTTCAAAGCTACTAGCAGTTCAACTGCCCTCAGATAGTATTCCTATTTGTTATTGCTTTTAAATTTTAGAATGCTACTATCCAATAATCTTGATAACAGTGGCAAACTTACCTCCCCCACACCCTATCCTTGTTGCTATGAAGGAAATGAACCTGTTGTGAATGCTGTGCTGTATCTGTATTTTTGTTTCTGTGCCTCTGAGGCTCTGACTCCATTTCCAACTGTGGTCCAATAATCTGTGTCTGCCTTGTCCAGCATGTCCCCAAAATTAATGGAGAAATCCCATCAATTGATGAAGCCACTATGGACCATGAAAGGCTGACAGAAAGGTCAGTCCTTTGGCTTCATTTCTTAGTGAATTACTACTACTGTTATGTTCTACAGTATGCTTGCTAGTGTTAAACTTATCATTGGCTCTGTTTGTCATTAAATGTCTTTTAGGCTTTGCATTTCCATAACAGGCTAGATTACTTGCATAtaataatattatttctgctcCATTAGTTTTTCATGCAAAACGTTTTCTTCTGGAGTAGTTCAATGTTCATTTATCATCTTTCAGGTTGAAGCTGTATGAGCTGGTTGAACACAAGGTGCAAGGAGATGGCAGCTGTCAGGTATCATCCATCGTATTCCTCACCCAAATAGTTATTTTTTCTTTCCTTCACCACCTCTTGTCTTCCTTTTTTCAAGTGATCTCTGCACTTTCTTTTTCTCTTCCCTTTTTCCGCCTTTTATCTCTTTTTTCCTCACAAATTGAGAGTCTGTATCACATTCACAACCAATTGATGCTAATTGCACGCCCCCAATTCCACAGTTCCGAGCACTATCAGACCAGCTTTACCAAAGTCCAGATCATCATGAGTTTGTGAGGGAGCAGATAATTAACCAGGTATTTAACCACATAAACTTTTGTTTCGCAATTGCTAGTCGTGTGTACATTTTTTGTCTTTTCTCTGATAAACCATCCCTTACAGCTTAAAACTAACCGTGACGCCTATGATGGATACGTTCCCATGGCATATGATGATTACTTGGAGAAAGTTGCACGGTCAGTTCCACACCATgccaaacaattttttttttagaaTGGAGCACAGATTAAGTGCATGTGGATGCTTGTCTAACATGCATTTTACTGCTTATAAACTAACAGAAACGGTGAATGGGGTGACCATGTGACTCTACAGGCCGCTGCTGACAAGGTTAGTCTTTATACAATCTATGTTCCAGCTGTCATTCCTGGCATATCTTGTGTATAGGAGCTGACAAGAATGCTATTTTTTTAGTCGTCCTAATGTAATGTAAGACAACAATCTGGTGCAGTATGGAGTAAAAATCTTCGTGATGACATCGTTCAAGGATACTTGCTACATCGAGATCCAGCCTAAGGTTCAGAAGTCCAACAAAGGTAAACATTTGATCCTTGCAGTCCTCAAGGGCTAACCGCCTGGTATTTCAATCCTTTACTGGTTATTGGTGTCAGGCATCTAAAGTGCCTCCCTGCCTGTGGTTGCAGTGGTACTGTTGAGCTTCTGGGCGGAGGTGCACTACAACTCCATATATCCGCAGAATGGTGAGTAGGCGTGCCATTGGCATGCCGGGCCTTCACCACCAATGTATGCAACCAACATGCTATATATTGTCAGTAGTCTTTCTTTTATTTGAGTAGTAGTAGGAATCATGTGCAACCATATGCAAGCAAGCTCTGTtcgttgttggtgaagacgattTGTGGCTTGTGAACACTGCAGATGCACCGAGGTCGCAGACGACGACCAagaggaggagatggtggccgTTCTCGCAGCACCACCACCGTTGATGGCGGATGACAGAGGGCTCGGCGCATCATCTTCATCTCTGGGACTGGGATGGATGTCGGAGCGGTGGAGCTCGTCATGATTCAGGATCAGGTGGTGGTCCTGTGGGCCCGGCCATCGTCCAAATGATACAAGGGACGTACTTATGATTAATATATCCAGAGCAGACCATACCTGATAATTGGAATGGGATGAATGAAATGAAATAAACATGGGATGGGATGGGAATCGTCGTCCCGTACATAGTTAGAGTGGAGGCCGGTGAGTGCCAACTCAACTCTTGTATTGTTGTTTATATCTACAAATTTTGCCGGAATGAGGCTAGAATTATTGGGAAACGATTATGATAATAATGATGCTGATAATAAATTGGTTAAGAATTGAGATGACCCAGTTGCTGGCTGAGGtctgatcatcatgaacagaatGGAGTAAAGCACAGATGGATTTCTCAGTGCATCTGTTTACCTCCGGTAGAAGCGAAGAATATCGTAAAGGAAAACGCTGTACCCTGAAGTGGGAGTCTTTTCAAGGACCAAAGTACCCACAAGCTGTACCTTAGATTTAAGCCCAACAGTTCTTTTTGAAAGGCAATATCTGGTTTCTAGCCCAGGAGTCCAGCACattcctgttcgcttggctgataagtcttggctgaaaaaatacggcttataagccaagcgaacatgacgaTTTTTATTGGGCCCATGAGTCATTTCACAGCTGAACCATTTAGCCAATGGATAGATAGGCTGGTGCCAAATTAAATCACCATGGTGAACGCATTGAAGCCTTATTTTCGGGTCCGAGTGATTCTTTTGCAGGGTTACTGATAAATGATTAGTCAAGGCCATATAGTTATCTTGGACCTCAGATTTTGGATTTGGTATATGGAGCAAGGACATTCTCACGGTAGTGTCTATGTACAATTTGGTGTTGGGAGCACTTAGACTTAATGTTAtatcttcttttataattgaccatATTGTTAAGGCCTCGAGACCAGTAGCTTGATCAAAGTCGAAGCCAAGAGTATTTGGATGTACACATTTGATGTTGTGCCCCATCCCCAATTTCTTCTCTAAACCTAAAAGCTAAACCAAGAAGGACTAAATTGAGAGCCCCCTAATTTGGAAACCAAATTCCTTGTCGAAACTAGGAAACCCAAAATGGAATGAAAAAGGACAAAATTGGAAGTAAGAACATAAATAGAAGAGGTACCAAAGATCCAATCAGTGTACCCCATTGATGGTGGCAGCGCTCCATTGATGCTCCAGCCATAGGCGACACTCTGGTTAGATTTGGGGTTAGAGTTTAGGTTTATGGGAGATTTGGGAGGTTGCTTGGCGATAGAGGTAGGATGTGGGCAGGACGACGAGGTGGCACCGCCCATTGTGGTAGTGGTTAGTGGCAAAGTTTGGGCAAAATCTTAGAGGGGGTTGGATCTAGCAACTTAGGAACCAAGGGTAAACTAGGGGAGGGGGCACTAATGATGCACATATGATATTAGTCATGGGTTTACAATATGGTGATTAAGAATTTTTTAAAAGCTAGGGGGCCATGGCCTAGTTTGGTCTAGCCTATGCTTCGCCCCTGGTGATAGAGGAAGGCAGTTAGGAAGGGTTGACGCCATGGAAGGTTTGTCAAATTTGGTTGGGGGAGGACACGGCTGCGTTGTATAGATCAACAACACTAGAGGTAGCTGTGTGCTGGACGTAAAGATGTGATATCAGAGCCTATTTAGGGTAGTGGCCAGGAGAGGCAGGCAGGGTCATGAGATCACTTGGGTGTATGAGATACTACGATGGGAATGCAGGAGAACACAGATGGAGAAAGACTAAGTGGATGTAGAGAGGTTTGGATAGAGGAAGATAAAACTCTTGAATTTGTTTTATCCAAAGAGGTCTTTTTGTGCCGTGTCGTCTATTTCTAAATATCAATTGACTAAAAAGTACTATGGATAATTTTGGTCATTTCCTATCACCAAATACTTTGGAGATCATGCATATGTAGTTAGAAACTTGTTTTCGAATGGTCTGTGCACCGAAAATTATTTTACCACTACTGTTTCATTATGTGTTTGGGCCTAGTTGCTGTTCTTTCCTTTGTTCTGTTGGCTCCTTAACAGGGCCGAAGTTGGCCTGGCACAGGGAGGTGAAAGAGCATGGGTAGTTCATTGTAGCATAGGAGGTAGGGTTATATCGtctctttatttttttatttttttgtaacATTGATTTTCCGTTATCAGCAGTGATTTATTAGAGCAAATAttgaatttattttttattttcacaGCGCTGAAATTTTTGGCGAATTAATCGAGAGTGTCTTGTATTTTTCATTGTCCCCAAATGATTCGTGTTATCAAGctcctttttttctctctctcgcaAGGGATTGTTACATTTTTTGCCAGGTTAGGGTCgaggcaattaaataaattaatCATTTTGCTTGTTGGTGCAGGCAGTGGCAGGAGCTTGGTCATGAAAAAAGAAGGGGCAATACTGATATGAAGTGcaaagagagagagggggggcagATTAGTGTTTCATCACCACTTAAAATGGTCAAACTAAGAGTTTTATTAAGGATTTTTCTAGTTTAGAGGTGTCCATGGCCCACTATGGCCTTCACTAAGCTCCAGCCACTGGGTGCTGGCGAATTTTTTGTTTACACCTCAGATTAAGAATGTAAACTCTATAATTTCTTTCCTAGGGTGATGTTAGCAAGTGTTCAGCCACTTCGCCACAAGGGAGATTGCTGAAGAGAGTATCATCGGTTGAACCCGGCACAATACATCTTCAAGTTACatatgaaaaaatataaaataaaaagataattTTTTTCTATCATATTCATTCATAGCAACTTTCTTCGATGTAGCCAATGCTCTAGAAGAATAGAGCATTGTTCAACACTGAAGCCTAAAATGTAGTTTTCTGCCTGAATGTAACAATCAACTAAAAAAATGAAGCA is from Miscanthus floridulus cultivar M001 chromosome 7, ASM1932011v1, whole genome shotgun sequence and encodes:
- the LOC136467945 gene encoding OVARIAN TUMOR DOMAIN-containing deubiquitinating enzyme 12-like isoform X1, whose translation is MSMCEKDQNLPWGYDLFRDPFAPPNGYYGPPPGYCDGHCCDLHYGRAAHPDETQLHSSQLTYDLYNPSVGIYHPVAGSTHEHEHETVYVEPSSSSPDTAGDGYFEMEEEVGKRFYPMVPVPHVPKINGEIPSIDEATMDHERLTERLKLYELVEHKVQGDGSCQFRALSDQLYQSPDHHEFVREQIINQLKTNRDAYDGYVPMAYDDYLEKVARNGEWGDHVTLQAAADKYGVKIFVMTSFKDTCYIEIQPKVQKSNKVVLLSFWAEVHYNSIYPQNDAPRSQTTTKRRRWWPFSQHHHR
- the LOC136467945 gene encoding OVARIAN TUMOR DOMAIN-containing deubiquitinating enzyme 12-like isoform X3, producing the protein MSMCEKDQNLPWGYDLFRDPFAPPNGYYGPPPGYCDGHCCDLHYGRAAHPDETQLHSSQLTYDLYNPSVGIYHPGSTHEHEHETVYVEPSSSSPDTAGDGYFEMEEEVGKRFYPMVPVPHVPKINGEIPSIDEATMDHERLTERLKLYELVEHKVQGDGSCQFRALSDQLYQSPDHHEFVREQIINQLKTNRDAYDGYVPMAYDDYLEKVARNGEWGDHVTLQAAADKYGVKIFVMTSFKDTCYIEIQPKVQKSNKVVLLSFWAEVHYNSIYPQNDAPRSQTTTKRRRWWPFSQHHHR
- the LOC136467945 gene encoding OVARIAN TUMOR DOMAIN-containing deubiquitinating enzyme 12-like isoform X4, coding for MSMCEKDQNLPWGYDLFRDPFAPPNGYYGPPPGYCDGHCCDLHYGRAHPDETQLHSSQLTYDLYNPSVGIYHPGSTHEHEHETVYVEPSSSSPDTAGDGYFEMEEEVGKRFYPMVPVPHVPKINGEIPSIDEATMDHERLTERLKLYELVEHKVQGDGSCQFRALSDQLYQSPDHHEFVREQIINQLKTNRDAYDGYVPMAYDDYLEKVARNGEWGDHVTLQAAADKYGVKIFVMTSFKDTCYIEIQPKVQKSNKVVLLSFWAEVHYNSIYPQNDAPRSQTTTKRRRWWPFSQHHHR
- the LOC136467945 gene encoding OVARIAN TUMOR DOMAIN-containing deubiquitinating enzyme 12-like isoform X6, producing MSMCEKDQNLPWGYDLFRDPFAPPNGYYGPPPGYCDGHCCDLHYGRAAHPDETQLHSSQLTYDLYNPSVGIYHPGSTHEHEHETVYVEPSSSSPDTAGDGYFEMEEEVGKRFYPMVPVPHVPKINGEIPSIDEATMDHERLTERLKLYELVEHKVQGDGSCQFRALSDQLYQSPDHHEFVREQIINQLKTNRDAYDGYVPMAYDDYLEKVARNGEWGDHVTLQAAADKYGVKIFVMTSFKDTCYIEIQPKVQKSNKVVLLSFWAEVHYNSIYPQNGE
- the LOC136467945 gene encoding OVARIAN TUMOR DOMAIN-containing deubiquitinating enzyme 12-like isoform X2, which translates into the protein MSMCEKDQNLPWGYDLFRDPFAPPNGYYGPPPGYCDGHCCDLHYGRAHPDETQLHSSQLTYDLYNPSVGIYHPVAGSTHEHEHETVYVEPSSSSPDTAGDGYFEMEEEVGKRFYPMVPVPHVPKINGEIPSIDEATMDHERLTERLKLYELVEHKVQGDGSCQFRALSDQLYQSPDHHEFVREQIINQLKTNRDAYDGYVPMAYDDYLEKVARNGEWGDHVTLQAAADKYGVKIFVMTSFKDTCYIEIQPKVQKSNKVVLLSFWAEVHYNSIYPQNDAPRSQTTTKRRRWWPFSQHHHR
- the LOC136467945 gene encoding OVARIAN TUMOR DOMAIN-containing deubiquitinating enzyme 12-like isoform X5; its protein translation is MSMCEKDQNLPWGYDLFRDPFAPPNGYYGPPPGYCDGHCCDLHYGRAAHPDETQLHSSQLTYDLYNPSVGIYHPVAGSTHEHEHETVYVEPSSSSPDTAGDGYFEMEEEVGKRFYPMVPVPHVPKINGEIPSIDEATMDHERLTERLKLYELVEHKVQGDGSCQFRALSDQLYQSPDHHEFVREQIINQLKTNRDAYDGYVPMAYDDYLEKVARNGEWGDHVTLQAAADKYGVKIFVMTSFKDTCYIEIQPKVQKSNKVVLLSFWAEVHYNSIYPQNGE